The proteins below come from a single Panicum hallii strain FIL2 chromosome 7, PHallii_v3.1, whole genome shotgun sequence genomic window:
- the LOC112899027 gene encoding probable protein phosphatase 2C 42: protein MDADRILSLPLSSLSCEDHQGRISSSTMARSVPVTAMATESGENGRLCYAVSAMQGYRDTMEDAHRVVLDLDAATATSFFGVYDGHGGPAVSKYCAKHLHNELRKHADFGRDPIAALERTFLRMDEKMKTRKAAKELCEYGGNEYWENYKKAIHSSRFLPICGEKPPYDGPTSDGCTACVVLIRGNQIIVANAGDSRCVLSRNSQPMALSTDFKPNVPSERIRIENAGRTVTVTEARGNIPRIDEGIAISRSLGDMTYKDIEGLSPLQQPMTALPEVRTEDITHDSQFLIIACDGIWDCMTNRQAIDFVRIYLESNVSLAAICEAMLTHCLATPRGRDNMTVMLVRFKTTLPPPSPPPNIPPAGGHSDEAPPAATTAEVASCSHS, encoded by the exons GATATCAAGCTCCACTATGGCACGTAGTGTGCCTGTGACAGCAATGGCTACTGAGAGTGGTGAGAATGGAAGACTTTGTTATGCCGTGTCAGCTATGCAAGGATACCGTGACACTATGGAAGATGCT CACAGAGTTGTTTTAGATCTTGATGCTGCAACTGCCACATCATTCTTTGGTGTTTATGATGGCCATGGAG GACCTGCTGTTTCAAAGTATTGCGCAAAACACTTACACAATGAGCTTCGCAAACATGCAGACTTTGGTCGTGATCCCATTGCTGCACTTGAGAGAACGTTCTTAAG GATGGATGAGAAGATGAAAACCAGGAAGGCAGCAAAGGAATTATGTGAATATGGTGGTAATGAATATTGGGAGAACTATAAAAAGGCTATACACAGCAGTCGTTTTCTACCTATCTGTGGGGAG AAGCCTCCCTATGATGGGCCAACTTCAGATGGATGTACCGCATGTGTGGTTCTCATTAGAGGCAACCAAATCATTGTAGCAAATGCTGGTGATTCTCGTTGTGTACTCTCAAGGAATAGTCAG CCAATGGCGTTATCCACCGATTTTAAACCAAACGTTCCAAGCGAAAGAATAAGAATAGAAAATGCGGGACGTACTGTAACTGTAACTGAAGCAAGAGGAAATATCCCTCGTATTGATGAAGGAATTGCGATCTCAAGATCACTTG GTGACATGACGTACAAGGATATCGAAGGTTTATCTCCCCTACAACAACCAATGACTGCCCTTCCTGAAGTTCGCACT GAAGATATAACTCATGATTCCCAGTTTCTTATTATAGCATGTGATGGAATCTG GGATTGCATGACAAACCGGCAAGCAATTGATTTTGTAAGGATATACTTAGAGTCT AACGTAAGCCTGGCGGCCATCTGTGAGGCCATGCTTACACACTGCCTAGCAACCCCTAGAGGGAGGGACAACATGACTGTCATGCTGGTTCGGTTCAAGACCACCCTACCTCCGCCATCGCCACCTCCAAACATCCCACCTGCCGGTGGCCATAGTGATGAGGCGCCGCCAGCTGCTACCACAGCCGAAGTTGCTTCGTGCTCGCACTCCTAG